The Macadamia integrifolia cultivar HAES 741 chromosome 4, SCU_Mint_v3, whole genome shotgun sequence genome contains the following window.
AGTTGACTCCACAAAAGTTGAATGAAAGAGACATCACAGGATGAACCATCTATTTAGCTGTCTTGAATAGGAACCAATTGCAATTTACCTCCATATATCTCTGGTAGTTGGCTTTCATTAATTTCATCAACTAGTGTTGACATCAGCTTCTTGGTTTCCACAAATATTATCTGCTCAGGGTATCCACAGCATATGAAGAAGCATATGAAAGAGTGTTAAAGATGATTGAGTATGGCTATAGCTGAGGTTTGCAAATGGTTATTCAATCACCAAAGGACCACAGcagatagaaacataaattttaaaGACACCGTTTTAAGTTTTATTACTGTTCCAGACGTTTGACTATGTTAAATAGACCTTTAAGCTTTGGTTACCATTGGCATCATAAGAATGAATGTCCATACTCTTTGAATGGAGATGGCAATAATACATTGACACCAGTAAGGAGAAGAGCTCAGAACATTACCTTCTCCCTTGTTTTCTTGTCAATAAATGGGTAAACGATCTTCCATGCTTTCAGAAATAGGTATGGCACATGGATTAGAAACAACTTCCCAAGCCTTTCTGGATAACAATCCTGTCATCAAAGCAAGCAGAGTTACAAGCTCATACAAATTGGCAATGGAATGTAACAGGCAATGCAGTGTGCATTGTCACACAGTTACTGTAGTAATACAAACTCTTTATGGATTACTGAGTATTGAGCAGATTCATCTTCTAATCTTATGACCAATTTAAGCCTAGTACCTCTCAAAGGCTTACAAGTCTTATCTAGTTTTAGATCAAATTTTCACATCTTAGCCTAGAAAAAGCTTCATGGAGGAGAACTGAACCTGCAATATTGATAAAGCTGCTATATATCCACGTATGTCACAGTTTGCGTATCCCCATCCATTAACGTCTGCGATACCAACGAACTTTTCTTGTCCTTGTGGCATCCTACAGGAATGGAATAACATTTAATTCAATCTACAGATTTTGCAACCAAAAGCTAGAGTTCTCCAACACAGTTTTACTTAATATCATTCAAAGTAGCAGAAATTTTTTACCTAAATGTAAACCTGAGCCTTGAAACATAAAAGAAGGCAAGGAAAATACGGTACTGAATAAACCAATAGATAGATTACCTTGAACATATTCTGTCGAGACAGTAAACTACATAACCTGTAAAGACAAGACCATCAGACAACCTAACTGAAAATTTAAACTACAACATCTGCTTATGATGTTTGAGACATCTAAATTTTGTGTTCAGGACTAGAAAAATATCTATCAACATTAGCTTCTCCAAATAGGACTCAGCTCATTTGGCTCCCCACACTGAATCCAAGCATTTGATCTAAAATCCCATTAGCTACTCCAAGAAGAGAGAAGGTTGCGGGGCCAAAGAGAAGCTCATTCAAGGTTAATTTAGTTGCTTCTCCCAAAGCTGTAGGTTTTCAATTCAATCAGCTGAATTGAAAATATTACACTTGGAAGATTTAACATTCATGTTGATTGTTGAATCTATGCCACCAATGAAATCAAAAGTAACAGGTTTTTGAGTATGAACATACGCTTGAATTCATCTGTGCCCCCTTTTTTAGGAAAATGTTTGGCAGAAAAAACGATTACTATGGGTCTCCCCTTCTTATCCAATCCTTGCATGAAGAGCTTGTTCTGGGAAAGTTGGTCTTGGATTTCTGATTCAGAAATGGAGCAACTGGGGACAAATGAATGTCTCCAATTTAGATACTTCAGGAATAAAGCAGAGGCCTCCTCAATGTTTAGATCACGAGCACGCAGAAACCTTCTGATCATCAGATCATCCTCTTCCTGAATGAGAACACCACTATGTTAATTGTtacatttttaatttatttaaccAATTCTGGGGACATTGTTGAGAGGGATAGTGGAAGACATTAAATAAACTAAGCAAGTGGGATTTGGTTGTAAGAAAATGACTTCCAATTTCAAATAATTTCATGGCATTGTGCTGGAGTTACCCAACAAGCAAAATCCAAGTTTTCAGTCAACCAAGTTCAGACCTTGCCATTCCAGtaaacaatttttatttatttttaattttcattctCATAGAAACCAAATTCCCACTGATCGGACACCTTAATTTCAAATCAGATAAGCTTCTTAATGAGGAAAAACTAGttgaacaaaatccatgcttaaaccaaaaccagaaagCAATGTGTCTTTGGAAATTTAATTCaccaggaaaagaaaaagaaccaaTTATAGATCCGAGTGAAAAAGAGGGGggcaaaaaaaggaaagaggaaataAAGGGAGGAAGAATCCGTATAAATGGAAGGTGGTTTTCTCCAATGCGAAAGCCAAATTCCTATAGCTTGGAAGCAAGAGAAAGGAATACAGAGT
Protein-coding sequences here:
- the LOC122075989 gene encoding phosphatidylinositol transfer protein 3-like — translated: MGSKEAAEAPKSADNCTGSDETERSKVGLMRSFVEKEDPSAKEEDDLMIRRFLRARDLNIEEASALFLKYLNWRHSFVPSCSISESEIQDQLSQNKLFMQGLDKKGRPIVIVFSAKHFPKKGGTDEFKRYVVYCLDRICSRMPQGQEKFVGIADVNGWGYANCDIRGYIAALSILQDCYPERLGKLFLIHVPYLFLKAWKIVYPFIDKKTREKIIFVETKKLMSTLVDEINESQLPEIYGGKLQLVPIQDS